One window of the Pseudomonas lurida genome contains the following:
- a CDS encoding endonuclease/exonuclease/phosphatase family protein, which yields MRRWGTERAVGLHDPQVNEHHLESTGLPADSRLRLLSFNIQVGISTEKYRHYLTRGWQHLLPHNGRAGNLQKIGNLLNDFDLVALQEADGGSMRSGYINQVEHLAQLGAFPYWYQQLNRNLGRLAQHSNGVLSRLKPSAIEDHPLPGPKGRGAILVRFGEGPEALVVVMMHLALGARTRTLQLAYIRELIGNYKHQVLMGDMNTHASDLLMNSPLRDLGLLAPQAEATFPSWRPQRCLDHILLSPTLTLESVQVLAQPISDHLPVAVEIRLPGSLTADALPALSPGPRGPLA from the coding sequence ATGCGCCGCTGGGGTACCGAACGTGCTGTTGGCCTGCATGATCCGCAGGTCAACGAACATCACCTGGAGTCCACGGGCCTGCCGGCAGACAGTCGCCTGCGGCTGCTGAGCTTTAATATTCAGGTGGGCATCAGTACCGAGAAATACCGGCATTACCTCACCCGTGGCTGGCAGCACCTGCTGCCCCACAACGGGCGTGCCGGCAACCTGCAGAAGATCGGCAACCTGTTGAATGACTTCGACCTGGTTGCCCTGCAGGAAGCTGACGGCGGCAGCATGCGCTCCGGTTACATCAACCAGGTGGAACACCTGGCCCAACTCGGTGCTTTCCCTTACTGGTACCAGCAGCTCAATCGCAACCTCGGGCGCCTGGCACAGCACAGCAATGGCGTGCTCAGCCGCTTGAAGCCCTCCGCCATCGAAGACCACCCGCTACCAGGCCCCAAGGGGCGGGGTGCGATCCTCGTGCGTTTTGGCGAAGGCCCGGAGGCCTTGGTGGTGGTGATGATGCACCTGGCGCTGGGTGCCCGTACCCGCACCCTGCAATTGGCTTACATCCGAGAGCTGATTGGCAATTACAAACACCAGGTGCTGATGGGGGACATGAATACCCACGCCAGCGACCTGTTGATGAATTCTCCGTTGCGCGACCTCGGGCTACTGGCACCGCAAGCCGAAGCCACGTTCCCAAGCTGGCGCCCGCAACGCTGTCTTGACCATATCCTGCTCAGTCCTACCCTCACGCTCGAGAGTGTGCAGGTGCTGGCGCAGCCCATCTCCGATCACCTGCCGGTCGCGGTAGAGATTCGTCTGCCGGGTTCGCTGACGGCTGATGCATTACCCGCGTTGAGCCCCGGCCCTCGCGGACCCCTTGCATGA
- a CDS encoding GGDEF domain-containing protein produces the protein MSDDAQRWKEKYLKSIEQQEKLERRWAARLDLLRRGLVRSTLAAEGTDRAVDQCMKEMRDVVRTDDMDAALAALLPRLEKAVLDSEQRRETRVDQISTALTSLVTQLQKLPLPREVARPLKAFAKQLDGRVSQAREIPLLLSELSGLQGQALNNLEPDGETTRSGPGLLQRLFGSKEVANEGVTSEPTPAPAAQPAVAKPVAEPQPPEPEPEQSEALTQALRAFAPQSQEAVAPAVELAAPAKVAEAASETFVYEAPAQAAPLDVPLARVEPEPQAEQAASQSALAAFIEPPDVKVEAPDETVIGSLSLPPVLEVEQSDPDELQAGGPYSLPDSPEPSYSSVAKHIEDTLLGLLDELSLPERHRPQAEAMRERLAHGLNWYELLPILDDLAVLMLAVTDSGQHEFEAYLKQLNERLEAFQGHLQVASDGHADSRSAARELDTQIREQVDGLQSSVQDAADLESLKHVLESHLEGLLGTMDEHQQQRDQREQETAARLKGLAERVANMEQEAQGYREHLEVQRQKALIDPLTGLPNRAAWSERLDHEVNAWHQRGNSLSLAMLDLDHFKRINDGYGHLAGDKVLKIIASVLRKRLRPTDFIARFGGEEFVLLMPDSSLTDALAAGEVLRAAIEACPFHFKGEPVTITVSMGVAQFQPGERSDLALKRADAALYRAKAAGRNQVQAA, from the coding sequence ATGAGCGACGACGCCCAGCGCTGGAAAGAGAAATACCTCAAAAGCATCGAGCAACAGGAAAAGCTCGAACGCCGGTGGGCCGCCCGCCTCGACTTGCTGCGCCGTGGGCTGGTGCGCAGCACGCTGGCCGCCGAGGGCACCGACCGCGCGGTCGACCAATGCATGAAGGAAATGCGCGACGTCGTGCGTACCGATGATATGGACGCCGCGCTTGCCGCCTTGTTGCCGCGCCTGGAAAAAGCCGTACTGGATTCGGAGCAGCGCCGCGAAACCCGGGTCGATCAGATCAGCACCGCGCTGACGTCCCTGGTCACTCAACTGCAAAAACTGCCATTACCCCGTGAAGTGGCCCGGCCGCTGAAGGCGTTCGCCAAGCAGTTGGACGGTCGAGTCAGCCAGGCACGTGAGATCCCCTTGCTGCTCAGCGAGTTGAGCGGCCTTCAAGGCCAGGCGCTGAACAACCTGGAGCCGGACGGCGAAACCACGCGGTCTGGGCCTGGGCTTCTGCAGCGCCTGTTCGGTTCCAAGGAGGTCGCAAACGAGGGCGTGACCAGCGAGCCAACACCCGCCCCTGCCGCGCAACCCGCAGTGGCCAAGCCTGTTGCTGAGCCTCAGCCGCCCGAGCCTGAGCCCGAGCAGTCCGAGGCGTTGACACAGGCCCTGCGCGCCTTTGCGCCGCAGTCTCAAGAGGCGGTTGCCCCCGCAGTTGAGCTGGCCGCACCCGCCAAGGTTGCCGAAGCTGCCAGCGAGACGTTTGTCTACGAAGCCCCGGCTCAGGCTGCTCCCCTTGACGTGCCCTTGGCGCGTGTCGAACCCGAGCCTCAGGCCGAACAAGCTGCATCGCAAAGCGCCCTCGCCGCCTTTATTGAACCGCCTGACGTCAAGGTCGAAGCCCCCGATGAGACCGTCATCGGTAGTCTGTCGCTCCCTCCCGTGCTGGAGGTCGAGCAGTCCGACCCTGACGAGCTGCAAGCGGGCGGCCCTTACTCCCTGCCCGATTCGCCGGAGCCATCCTACAGCTCCGTGGCCAAGCACATTGAAGACACCCTGCTTGGTCTGCTGGATGAGCTTTCCTTGCCCGAGCGCCATCGGCCCCAGGCCGAAGCCATGCGCGAGCGTCTTGCCCACGGCTTGAACTGGTATGAATTGCTGCCGATCCTCGATGACCTGGCCGTGTTGATGCTGGCGGTCACCGACAGTGGCCAGCATGAGTTCGAGGCTTACCTCAAGCAGCTCAACGAGCGTCTCGAAGCGTTCCAAGGGCATTTGCAGGTCGCCAGTGACGGCCATGCCGATAGCCGTTCCGCCGCCCGGGAGTTGGACACGCAGATCCGTGAACAGGTCGACGGGCTGCAAAGCAGCGTGCAGGACGCCGCCGACCTGGAAAGCCTCAAGCACGTATTGGAAAGCCACCTCGAAGGCCTGCTCGGCACCATGGATGAACACCAGCAGCAGCGCGACCAGCGCGAGCAGGAAACGGCCGCACGCCTTAAAGGCCTGGCTGAGCGGGTCGCCAATATGGAGCAGGAAGCCCAGGGCTATCGCGAGCACCTGGAGGTGCAGCGCCAGAAGGCCTTGATCGATCCGCTCACCGGCCTGCCCAACCGCGCCGCCTGGAGTGAGCGTCTGGATCATGAAGTCAATGCCTGGCATCAACGTGGCAACAGCCTGTCGCTGGCGATGCTGGACCTCGATCACTTCAAGCGCATCAACGACGGCTACGGCCACCTGGCTGGCGACAAAGTGCTGAAAATCATCGCCAGCGTGCTGCGAAAGCGCCTGCGCCCGACCGACTTTATCGCGCGTTTCGGCGGTGAAGAGTTTGTGTTGCTGATGCCAGACTCATCCCTGACGGATGCCCTGGCAGCGGGCGAGGTATTGCGTGCAGCGATCGAAGCCTGCCCATTTCACTTCAAGGGCGAGCCGGTGACCATCACCGTGTCCATGGGTGTGGCACAGTTTCAACCGGGAGAACGCAGTGACTTGGCGCTCAAGCGTGCCGATGCGGCGCTGTATCGGGCCAAGGCAGCAGGGCGTAACCAAGTACAGGCAGCCTAA
- a CDS encoding N-acetylmuramoyl-L-alanine amidase, with amino-acid sequence MKSLYIAFVFLLLAGCASGPRLDTTHPSVNHDNRIQFVVVHYTSTNLERSLALLTHGQVSSHYLIGDDASGTLYKLVDESQRAWHAGESEWMGRTWLNSSSIGIEIVNPGYKDTPTGRLWYPYSEAQVKSLVVLLKDISKRNGIDPKNIIGHSDIAPLRKLDPGPLFPWKRLADEGLGVWPDAQAVARFQVQYAAELPSITWFQEELARLGYQTPQTGELDVATRHVIAAFQMHFRPSLFDGTPDAESAAILRALNRR; translated from the coding sequence ATGAAATCCTTGTACATCGCCTTTGTGTTTCTTCTGCTCGCGGGCTGCGCCAGTGGTCCGCGCCTGGACACCACCCACCCCTCGGTGAACCACGACAACCGCATACAGTTCGTGGTCGTGCATTACACCTCCACCAACCTTGAACGTTCCCTGGCATTGCTTACCCACGGCCAGGTCAGCAGCCATTACCTGATCGGTGACGACGCCTCAGGCACCCTCTACAAGCTGGTGGATGAGAGCCAGCGCGCCTGGCATGCCGGGGAAAGCGAGTGGATGGGCCGTACCTGGCTCAACTCCAGCTCCATTGGTATCGAGATCGTGAACCCTGGCTACAAGGACACGCCGACAGGCCGCTTGTGGTATCCGTATTCCGAGGCGCAAGTGAAGTCCCTGGTGGTCTTGCTCAAGGACATCAGCAAGCGCAACGGCATCGACCCCAAGAACATCATTGGCCACAGTGACATCGCGCCGCTGCGCAAGCTTGACCCGGGCCCCCTGTTCCCCTGGAAGCGCCTGGCGGATGAAGGGCTAGGCGTCTGGCCGGATGCCCAGGCCGTCGCGCGGTTCCAAGTGCAATACGCCGCGGAACTGCCCAGCATTACCTGGTTCCAGGAAGAGTTGGCTCGCCTTGGCTATCAGACGCCCCAGACCGGCGAGCTGGATGTAGCGACGCGTCACGTGATCGCGGCGTTCCAGATGCATTTCCGGCCATCGCTGTTTGATGGCACGCCAGATGCGGAAAGTGCCGCGATCCTGCGTGCGTTGAACCGTCGTTAG
- a CDS encoding KinB sensor domain-containing domain, whose translation MKLAMKLRTRLFLSISALITVALLGLILGLVSVMQMAKTQESLIRSNFITLDLGLKLRQSLGDQLIMMLEDRPDPEALQASKQRYFELLDQGIAHEQRDGRGTGFSEARSQYQRLLEAFDESQQPPPPPGTKEKLTDTFNTLRNGLISEHKQALENISNSEHKSRERALLIAGLLGLVGLAVLIIGFVTAHGIARRFGGPIEALAKAADKIGQGDFEVTLPISSAAEMNQLTRRFGIMAEAVRQHQATNVDELLAGQQRLQAVLDSIDDGLLMIDRQGRLEHLNPVAQRQLGWDEQRLGQGLGEALARPELDEQLQLVLRGGNLERAPDDLEVEVEGELRLLTYSLTPVSHIQGHILGAVMVLHDVTEQRAFERVRSEFVLRASHELRTPVTGMHMAFGLFRERAKFPADSREADLLDTVNEEMQRLMQLINDLLNFSRYQNGLQKLTLGPCDVTDLLEHARARFVEPANAQDIELLVEAQPDLPRLYADQAQLERVLDNLLGNALRHTAAGGQIRLQARRHGERVIISVEDNGEGIAYGQQGRIFEPFVQVGRKKGGAGLGLALCKEIVQLHGGRMGVYSRPGQGTQFYMALPL comes from the coding sequence ATGAAGTTAGCGATGAAGCTGCGCACTCGGTTATTCCTGAGTATCTCAGCATTGATCACCGTCGCCCTGTTGGGCCTGATCCTGGGCCTGGTGAGCGTCATGCAAATGGCCAAGACCCAGGAATCCCTGATTCGCAGCAACTTCATCACCCTGGACCTGGGGCTCAAGCTGCGCCAGAGCCTGGGTGACCAACTGATCATGATGCTGGAGGACCGCCCAGACCCCGAGGCATTGCAAGCCTCCAAGCAGCGCTACTTCGAACTGCTGGACCAGGGCATCGCCCATGAACAGCGCGACGGACGCGGGACAGGCTTCAGCGAGGCCCGAAGCCAGTATCAGCGACTACTGGAGGCCTTTGACGAGTCCCAGCAACCACCCCCCCCGCCAGGCACCAAGGAAAAACTCACCGACACCTTCAATACGCTGCGCAACGGCCTGATCAGCGAACACAAGCAGGCGTTGGAAAACATCAGCAACAGCGAGCACAAGTCTCGCGAACGCGCCTTGCTGATCGCCGGGTTGCTGGGGTTGGTAGGCCTCGCGGTGCTGATCATCGGCTTTGTGACGGCGCATGGTATCGCGCGGCGTTTTGGCGGGCCGATCGAGGCGCTGGCCAAGGCGGCGGACAAGATCGGGCAAGGCGATTTCGAGGTGACGCTGCCGATCTCATCGGCAGCGGAAATGAACCAGCTGACCCGTCGCTTCGGCATCATGGCCGAAGCGGTACGCCAGCATCAGGCGACCAATGTCGATGAACTTCTGGCCGGTCAACAGCGCCTGCAAGCGGTGCTCGACAGCATCGACGATGGTCTGCTGATGATTGACCGCCAAGGCCGCCTGGAGCACCTAAACCCTGTGGCCCAGCGTCAACTGGGCTGGGATGAGCAACGCCTCGGCCAGGGCCTGGGCGAGGCGCTGGCGCGGCCGGAACTGGATGAGCAACTGCAACTGGTATTGCGCGGCGGCAACCTGGAACGGGCACCGGATGACCTGGAAGTGGAGGTCGAAGGCGAACTTCGCCTGTTGACCTATAGCCTGACCCCCGTCAGCCATATCCAGGGGCATATCCTCGGGGCAGTGATGGTGCTGCATGACGTCACCGAACAACGCGCCTTCGAACGGGTGCGCAGCGAGTTCGTATTACGTGCCTCCCATGAACTGCGTACTCCGGTGACCGGCATGCACATGGCATTCGGGCTGTTTCGCGAGCGTGCTAAATTTCCTGCGGACTCCCGTGAAGCGGATCTGCTGGATACGGTCAACGAGGAGATGCAGCGGCTGATGCAGCTGATCAACGACCTGCTCAACTTCTCGCGCTACCAGAACGGCCTGCAGAAACTCACGCTGGGGCCGTGCGATGTCACCGATCTGCTCGAACATGCCCGGGCGCGTTTCGTCGAGCCAGCCAACGCGCAAGACATCGAACTGCTCGTAGAAGCTCAACCCGATCTACCGCGGCTCTACGCGGACCAGGCACAACTGGAAAGGGTGCTCGACAACCTGCTGGGCAACGCCCTGCGCCATACCGCTGCTGGCGGGCAAATTCGTCTGCAGGCGCGCCGCCATGGCGAGCGGGTCATTATCAGCGTCGAGGATAACGGCGAGGGCATTGCGTATGGGCAGCAGGGGCGGATCTTTGAACCCTTTGTCCAGGTGGGCCGCAAGAAAGGCGGCGCCGGCCTCGGGCTGGCGCTGTGCAAGGAGATCGTGCAGTTGCACGGCGGCCGCATGGGCGTGTACTCGCGGCCGGGGCAGGGTACTCAATTCTATATGGCGCTGCCGCTCTAA
- the algB gene encoding sigma-54-dependent response regulator transcription factor AlgB, translating to MESAKELQGRILLVDDESAILRTFRYCLEDEGYTVATANSAAQADTLMQRQVFDLCFLDLRLGEDNGLDVLAQMRIQAPWMRVVIVTAHSAVDTAVDAIQAGAADYLVKPCSPDQLRLATAKQLEVRQLSARLEALEGEVRQPKDGLDSHSPSMMVVLETARQVAGTDANILILGESGTGKGELARAIHGWSKRSKKSCVTINCPSLTAELMESELFGHSRGAFTGASESTLGRVNQADGGTLFLDEIGDFPLTLQPKLLRFIQDKEYERVGDPVTRRADVRILAATNLNLEDMVRDGRFREDLLYRLNVITLHLPPLRERSEDILTLADRFLARFVKEYARPARGFSDEAREALLNYRWPGNIRELRNVVERASIICPQEKVEISHLGMAEQPTNNAPRIGAALSLDELEKAHIGAVLATSDTLDQAARTLGIDASTLYRKRKQYNL from the coding sequence ATGGAATCAGCCAAGGAACTTCAAGGCCGCATTCTTTTAGTGGATGACGAATCCGCGATCCTCCGCACTTTCCGTTATTGCCTGGAAGACGAGGGTTACACCGTAGCCACCGCCAACAGTGCAGCCCAGGCGGATACCTTGATGCAGCGCCAGGTCTTCGACCTGTGCTTCCTCGACCTGCGCCTGGGCGAAGACAATGGGTTGGACGTGCTGGCCCAGATGCGCATTCAGGCACCGTGGATGCGCGTGGTGATAGTCACCGCCCACTCGGCGGTCGATACCGCCGTGGATGCGATCCAGGCCGGAGCCGCCGACTACTTGGTCAAGCCCTGCAGCCCCGACCAACTACGCCTTGCCACTGCCAAGCAGTTGGAAGTGCGCCAGCTCTCTGCGCGCCTTGAAGCCCTCGAAGGCGAAGTACGCCAGCCCAAGGACGGCCTGGACTCGCATAGCCCATCCATGATGGTGGTGCTGGAAACTGCGCGCCAGGTGGCCGGGACAGACGCCAACATCCTGATCCTGGGTGAATCCGGCACCGGTAAGGGTGAGCTGGCCCGCGCCATCCACGGCTGGAGCAAACGCTCGAAAAAGTCCTGCGTGACCATCAACTGCCCGTCGCTGACGGCTGAGCTGATGGAAAGCGAGCTGTTCGGCCACAGCCGTGGCGCCTTTACCGGGGCCAGTGAGAGCACCTTGGGTCGCGTCAACCAGGCCGACGGAGGCACCCTGTTTCTCGACGAGATCGGCGACTTTCCCCTCACATTGCAACCCAAGTTGCTGCGGTTTATCCAGGACAAGGAGTACGAGCGAGTGGGTGACCCCGTCACCCGTCGTGCCGATGTACGCATTCTCGCCGCCACTAACCTGAACCTGGAAGACATGGTGCGTGATGGTCGCTTCCGCGAGGATCTGCTTTATCGCCTCAACGTGATCACCTTGCACCTGCCGCCGCTGCGCGAGCGCAGCGAAGACATCCTGACCCTGGCCGATCGGTTCCTGGCGCGTTTCGTCAAGGAATACGCCCGACCGGCACGCGGTTTCAGCGATGAAGCGCGCGAAGCATTGCTCAACTACCGCTGGCCGGGGAACATTCGAGAACTGCGTAACGTGGTTGAGCGCGCCAGTATCATCTGCCCACAGGAGAAGGTTGAAATCAGCCACTTGGGGATGGCCGAGCAGCCAACCAACAACGCTCCACGCATCGGGGCGGCGCTGAGCCTGGACGAACTGGAGAAAGCCCACATCGGCGCCGTGCTCGCCACCAGCGACACCCTGGACCAGGCTGCTCGCACCCTGGGTATCGACGCGTCGACCCTGTACCGCAAACGCAAACAGTACAACCTGTGA
- a CDS encoding DUF1328 domain-containing protein yields the protein MLSWAITFLIIAIVAAVLGFGGIAGTATGIAKILFVVFLVMFIASFFFGRRGRG from the coding sequence ATGTTGAGTTGGGCAATCACATTTCTGATCATCGCCATTGTGGCTGCAGTCCTGGGCTTCGGTGGCATCGCGGGCACCGCCACGGGTATCGCAAAAATTCTGTTTGTGGTCTTCCTGGTGATGTTCATCGCTTCGTTCTTCTTTGGTCGTCGCGGCCGAGGCTGA
- a CDS encoding inhibitor of vertebrate lysozyme family protein, giving the protein MTTLSFKAITAALLLGGSGLAMAANDGQSRANELLSADPQYRETWQGVVKKEERLPEWVMNLSGTAEQMNAVEEDGDKYLVGPLCETADTCLDKRLIVAFSLDKEDAYAMLVEVPAGLPADKSPTRHADYRFIGKPDEGMQKLLMEQLKKDPNWY; this is encoded by the coding sequence ATGACCACTTTGTCTTTCAAAGCCATTACTGCCGCCCTGCTGCTGGGCGGTAGCGGCTTGGCAATGGCCGCCAATGACGGCCAATCCCGAGCCAACGAATTGCTCAGCGCGGACCCGCAATACCGTGAAACGTGGCAAGGCGTAGTGAAGAAAGAAGAGCGCCTGCCGGAATGGGTCATGAACCTGTCTGGTACGGCCGAGCAGATGAATGCCGTGGAAGAAGATGGCGACAAGTACTTGGTCGGGCCGCTCTGCGAAACCGCGGACACCTGCTTGGACAAGCGCCTGATTGTTGCCTTCAGCCTCGACAAGGAGGATGCCTACGCCATGTTGGTGGAAGTCCCGGCCGGCCTGCCGGCGGACAAGTCCCCCACGCGGCACGCCGACTACCGCTTTATCGGTAAACCGGATGAAGGCATGCAGAAGTTGCTGATGGAGCAACTGAAGAAAGATCCGAATTGGTACTAG
- the gltP gene encoding glutamate/aspartate:proton symporter GltP: protein MKKAKLSLAWQILIGLVLGIAIGAVLNHFSAEKAWWISNVLQPAGDIFIRLIKMIVIPIVISSLIVGIAGVGDAKKLGRIGVKTILYFEIVTTIAIVVGLLLANLFHPGAGIDMSTLGTVDISKYTATAAEVQHEHAFIQTILNLIPSNIFAAVARGEMLPIIFFSVLFGLGLSSLKPELREPLVTMFQGVSESMFKVTHMIMKYAPIGVFALIAVTVANFGFASLLPLAKLVILVYVAILFFAFVILGLIARLFGFSVIKLMRIFKDELVLAYSTASSETVLPRVIEKMEAYGAPKAICSFVVPTGYSFNLDGSTLYQSIAAIFIAQLYGIDLSIGQQLMLVLTLMVTSKGIAGVPGVSFVVLLATLGSVGIPLEGLAFIAGVDRIMDMARTALNVIGNALAVLVISRWEGMYDDAKGERYWNSLPHWRSKEASPAAQATRS, encoded by the coding sequence ATGAAGAAGGCAAAGCTAAGCCTCGCCTGGCAGATCCTCATCGGTTTGGTGCTGGGGATCGCAATCGGTGCAGTGCTCAACCATTTCAGTGCTGAAAAGGCCTGGTGGATCAGCAATGTGTTGCAGCCAGCGGGCGATATCTTTATCCGCCTGATCAAGATGATCGTGATCCCGATTGTGATCTCCTCGCTCATCGTCGGCATTGCCGGTGTCGGCGACGCGAAGAAACTCGGGCGTATCGGCGTCAAAACCATCCTTTACTTCGAAATCGTCACCACCATCGCCATCGTGGTTGGCCTGCTGCTGGCCAACCTGTTCCATCCGGGTGCCGGTATCGACATGAGTACCCTGGGTACCGTCGACATCTCCAAGTACACCGCCACTGCCGCTGAAGTGCAGCACGAGCATGCGTTCATCCAGACTATCCTCAACCTGATCCCTTCGAACATCTTCGCCGCCGTTGCCCGTGGCGAAATGCTGCCGATCATTTTCTTCTCGGTGCTGTTCGGCCTCGGCTTGTCGAGCCTCAAGCCTGAGCTGCGCGAGCCGCTGGTGACCATGTTCCAGGGCGTGTCCGAGAGCATGTTCAAAGTCACCCACATGATCATGAAGTACGCGCCGATCGGCGTCTTTGCACTGATCGCCGTGACCGTCGCCAACTTCGGCTTCGCCTCCTTGCTGCCATTGGCCAAGCTGGTGATCCTGGTTTACGTCGCCATCCTGTTCTTCGCTTTCGTGATCCTCGGTCTCATCGCCCGCCTGTTTGGCTTCTCGGTGATCAAGCTGATGCGCATCTTCAAGGATGAGCTGGTGCTGGCCTATTCCACCGCCAGCTCCGAAACCGTGCTGCCGCGTGTGATCGAGAAGATGGAAGCCTACGGCGCGCCGAAGGCGATCTGCAGCTTCGTGGTACCGACTGGCTACTCGTTCAACCTCGACGGTTCGACCCTGTACCAGAGCATTGCCGCGATCTTCATCGCCCAGCTGTATGGCATCGACCTGTCGATCGGCCAGCAACTGATGCTGGTGCTGACGCTGATGGTCACTTCCAAAGGCATCGCCGGCGTACCGGGCGTGTCCTTCGTGGTGCTGCTGGCCACCTTGGGCAGCGTGGGCATTCCGCTGGAAGGCCTGGCGTTCATTGCCGGTGTCGACCGCATCATGGACATGGCGCGAACAGCCCTTAACGTGATCGGCAACGCGCTTGCCGTGCTGGTCATCTCCCGTTGGGAAGGCATGTACGACGACGCCAAGGGCGAGCGCTACTGGAACTCGCTGCCGCACTGGCGCAGCAAGGAAGCGTCGCCGGCCGCGCAAGCCACCCGCAGCTGA
- a CDS encoding nucleoside recognition domain-containing protein has translation MLNGLWLGFFVVAMVSALAQWLVGGNAGIFAAMVESIFAMAKLSVEVMVLLFGTLTLWLGFLRIAEKAGIVDWLAKALGPLFRRLMPEVPAGHPAIGLITLNFAANGLGLDNAATPIGLKAMKALQELNPIPNTASNAQILFLVLNASSLTLLPVTIFMYRAQQGAADPTLVFLPILLATSASTLVGLLSVAIMQRLRLWDPVVLAYLIPGALVLGGFMALLATLSATALAGLSSILGNLTLFGLIMLFLVIGALRKVKVYEAFVEGAKEGFDVAKNLLPYLVAMLCAVGVLRASGALDFGLEGIRHVVAWTGMDTRFVDALPTAMVKPFSGSAARAMLIETMQTQGVDSFPALVAATIQGSTETTFYVLAVYFGSVGIQRARHAVGCALLAELAGVVAAIAVCYWFFA, from the coding sequence ATGCTCAATGGCCTGTGGCTTGGCTTCTTTGTCGTGGCAATGGTGTCGGCACTGGCGCAATGGCTGGTCGGCGGTAACGCCGGGATTTTCGCGGCGATGGTGGAAAGCATTTTCGCCATGGCCAAATTGTCGGTTGAAGTCATGGTGCTGCTGTTCGGCACCCTGACGTTGTGGCTGGGCTTTTTGCGCATTGCCGAAAAAGCCGGGATCGTCGATTGGCTGGCCAAGGCGCTTGGCCCGCTGTTCCGCCGCCTGATGCCGGAAGTGCCCGCCGGCCACCCGGCCATCGGCTTGATCACCCTCAACTTCGCTGCCAATGGCCTGGGCCTTGATAACGCCGCCACGCCCATTGGCTTGAAAGCGATGAAGGCGCTGCAGGAACTGAACCCCATCCCTAACACCGCGAGTAATGCGCAGATCCTGTTCCTGGTGCTCAACGCGTCTTCGCTGACGTTGTTGCCGGTGACCATCTTCATGTACCGCGCCCAGCAAGGTGCTGCAGACCCAACGCTGGTGTTCCTGCCGATCCTGCTGGCGACCAGCGCCTCGACCCTGGTCGGCCTGCTCTCGGTCGCGATCATGCAGCGCCTGCGGCTGTGGGACCCGGTGGTGCTGGCGTACCTGATTCCGGGTGCACTGGTGCTCGGCGGTTTCATGGCGCTGCTGGCGACCCTCTCCGCCACCGCGCTGGCCGGGCTGTCGTCGATCCTCGGCAACCTCACGCTATTCGGCCTGATCATGTTGTTCCTGGTGATCGGGGCGCTGCGCAAGGTCAAGGTGTACGAGGCGTTTGTCGAAGGCGCCAAGGAAGGCTTCGACGTGGCCAAGAACCTGCTGCCGTACCTGGTGGCGATGCTGTGTGCGGTGGGTGTGTTGCGTGCCTCCGGGGCGCTGGACTTTGGTCTTGAAGGCATCCGTCATGTGGTCGCCTGGACGGGCATGGACACGCGCTTTGTCGATGCCTTGCCGACCGCGATGGTCAAGCCGTTCTCCGGCAGCGCCGCGCGGGCAATGTTGATCGAGACCATGCAGACCCAGGGCGTGGACAGCTTCCCGGCGCTGGTCGCGGCGACGATCCAGGGCAGTACCGAGACCACCTTCTATGTGTTGGCGGTTTACTTCGGTTCGGTCGGGATCCAGCGGGCCAGGCATGCCGTGGGGTGTGCGTTGCTGGCGGAGTTGGCCGGTGTGGTGGCGGCGATTGCGGTCTGCTACTGGTTCTTCGCTTAA
- a CDS encoding ABC-type transport auxiliary lipoprotein family protein, translating to MKRAYQLIAPLALALVSACSILPKADPSDVYRLATAQTASQGTPVSWSLRVNKPQTSEFLDSPRIAVVPNGDLISSYAHSRWSDPSPVLLRNRFMDGFQRDGRVTLLSTDDTNLQSDYELGGQLQAFQSEYRGTAVEVVIRLDARLVRGSDQRIVASRRFEVRQPVSGTQVPAVVAGFGQAGDQLNKQVVDWVVAQGNTAAKR from the coding sequence ATGAAGCGTGCTTACCAACTGATTGCCCCTCTAGCGCTGGCGCTCGTGAGCGCGTGCTCGATCCTGCCTAAGGCCGACCCTTCGGATGTGTATCGCCTGGCGACGGCCCAGACCGCCAGCCAGGGCACGCCGGTCAGCTGGTCACTGCGCGTGAACAAGCCGCAGACCAGCGAGTTTCTCGACAGCCCGCGCATTGCCGTGGTGCCCAACGGTGACCTGATCAGCAGCTATGCCCACTCGCGCTGGAGCGACCCGTCGCCCGTGCTCCTGCGCAACCGCTTCATGGATGGCTTCCAGCGCGATGGCCGGGTAACGCTGCTGAGCACCGACGACACCAATTTGCAGTCCGACTATGAGTTGGGTGGGCAACTGCAGGCGTTCCAGAGTGAATACCGCGGTACTGCGGTGGAGGTGGTGATTCGCCTGGATGCACGCCTGGTGCGCGGCAGTGATCAGCGGATTGTTGCCAGCCGACGGTTTGAGGTGAGGCAGCCGGTGAGCGGCACCCAGGTGCCGGCGGTGGTTGCCGGGTTTGGGCAGGCGGGGGATCAGTTGAACAAGCAGGTGGTGGATTGGGTGGTGGCGCAGGGCAATACTGCAGCGAAACGCTGA